The sequence TATAGTTGGAGCAGCAGATGCAGTTTCTGCTGCAAGACCAGGCGCTAGAAGAGAAACAATTGAAAATTATATTAGAAGAATTGAACAATTAGAAGAAATAGCAAAAAGCTTTAGATATGTTGATAAGGCATATGCTATTCAAGCTGGAAGAGAAATTAGGGTTATTGTTCAACCAGATAAAATAGATGATGCATTAGCTGATAAATTAGCAAGAGATATTTCAGTTCAAATAGAAGAAAAAATGGAATACCCTGGAGTAATAAAAGTTACAGTTATTAGAGAAAAAAGAAGCGTAGCTTACGCATCATAATAAAATGGCGGCTTATGCCGCCATTTTAAAAATATAGGGGTGAATCATGAGAAAAAACTTTCTTTTTTTATTATTTTTATTATTGATAGTATTTTTATCATCATGTATATCATTTGAAAAGCAAAGTCCTTTGGAAACTAAGGAATATTTAGAGGGTATGCCTTTAATATTGGAATTTGCAAGACCAATTATAGAAGTTGAGATATATGAAGGAGATAAATTAATATATAAACACGATAATGGAATTATATATGAATTAAAAACCAATTTCATTTTGCATAATGATGTGACTGTAAAGATTACAGAATTCTCAGGGAATAAGAAATATGTAAATGTGATAAAGAAAATTAAACCTGACATGCAATTTTTATTGTATGTGGGAGCAGATAATGATTTAGATACTAAGGATACAGACCCATTATCTCAAAAATACGATTATTTTATTGATTTAGATATATATGAAATAAAAAATTCTGTTCAAAAATCAAATATAAATGTAGTTGTGAATATTATTTCGGATAGATATAATATAGACGATGAGATAGTATTTATATCTAATTTAAATGGAAAATATCTTGAGTATGAGTATAGTACAAATGAATTTGGTTTTGGATATGAGTTATCCTCTGCTTCAACAGAAACATTGTATAAGTTTTTAAGTGATTTTTCAATATCAGATACAATTAAGGTATTAGATTTATGGGATCATGGAAATGGTTGGGCTTTGGAATCAAAAAGCATTTTATCTACAAAAGCTATTATACAAGAGGGGAATAATGATCGTAATTCTTTTCGTATAAGAGATATAAAAGATGTTCTAGAAAAGTATAATAACAATTATAATTTTAAAATAGATATTTTAGCATTTGACGCATGTAATATGACAAGCTTAGAAATTATGTATGAATTTAAAGATTTAGTAGATTATTTTATAGGCTCAGTTTATACAGTAGCAAGATTTGGTTTTTATTATGATTTTTTTCATAATTTAGATGATAATAACTTAGTAGAGTCTCTTGTATATAATATAATTGCTAAGTATAATTATTATTATACAAATATATACTATTTAGACAGGTTATCTTTAGTTGGTGTTAAACTTAAAGGATTTAATTGGTCTAATATTAATAATATTGACAATGTTGTTGGTAATTATGATTTATATAAAAATGATGGAAGGAAATATGTTTCTGAACCAACAGATATGATTGATGTAAATAATTTAATACTTAGCACAGGTGAAAATTTAAGTAATTATGTTACTCCTGCAATTATAAACTCTGTTGTAAGAATTGATGGCATAGATTATCATAATTATAGTGGAATAGGTATTATGTTTGAAGATATTTTTTATAATAATGATAATTATGAAGATTATAAGGCATTAACATTTTATAATGATTTTCAAGACTGGATAGAAACTACTTGGAAAAGTATAATAAAAAATCATTAAAAATAAATTTTAAAATAAACATTTTATATATTTGAAAAAGTTATAAAAATCTTGTATAATAATAGCAGCAATGTAATTATAGGAGGAAAAGAATATGGCAAAACATGACTTAGGAATAGATTTAGGAACAGCTACATTTATAGTATATAAAAAAAATGAAGGAATAATAATTAATGAACCATCTGTAGTAGCACTTAATAGATTAACAAATGAAATAGTAGCTTTTGGAAATGAAGCAAAAGATATGGTTGGTAAAACACCATATGGAATAGAAATTGTTCATCCTATGAAAGATGGAGTAATCGCTTATCCTTCAATAATAGAACAATTATTAAGACATTTTATTAAACAAGCAAAAACAGGATTTTTACCAGCAAAACCAAATTTGGTTATAGGTATTCCCGCTAGAACAACTGATGTTGAAAGAAGAGCTGTAAAAGATGCTGCTGAAAAGGTAGGAGCTAATAAGGCATTTTTAGTATTAGAACCAATTATTGCTGCAATTGGTATAGGATTAGATATAACCAAACCAAATGGTCATTTGATTGTTGATTTAGGTGGAGGAACAACAGATATCGCTGTTATAAGTTTAGGTGGAAGTGTTTTATC comes from Marinitoga litoralis and encodes:
- a CDS encoding clostripain-related cysteine peptidase produces the protein MRKNFLFLLFLLLIVFLSSCISFEKQSPLETKEYLEGMPLILEFARPIIEVEIYEGDKLIYKHDNGIIYELKTNFILHNDVTVKITEFSGNKKYVNVIKKIKPDMQFLLYVGADNDLDTKDTDPLSQKYDYFIDLDIYEIKNSVQKSNINVVVNIISDRYNIDDEIVFISNLNGKYLEYEYSTNEFGFGYELSSASTETLYKFLSDFSISDTIKVLDLWDHGNGWALESKSILSTKAIIQEGNNDRNSFRIRDIKDVLEKYNNNYNFKIDILAFDACNMTSLEIMYEFKDLVDYFIGSVYTVARFGFYYDFFHNLDDNNLVESLVYNIIAKYNYYYTNIYYLDRLSLVGVKLKGFNWSNINNIDNVVGNYDLYKNDGRKYVSEPTDMIDVNNLILSTGENLSNYVTPAIINSVVRIDGIDYHNYSGIGIMFEDIFYNNDNYEDYKALTFYNDFQDWIETTWKSIIKNH
- a CDS encoding rod shape-determining protein, with amino-acid sequence MAKHDLGIDLGTATFIVYKKNEGIIINEPSVVALNRLTNEIVAFGNEAKDMVGKTPYGIEIVHPMKDGVIAYPSIIEQLLRHFIKQAKTGFLPAKPNLVIGIPARTTDVERRAVKDAAEKVGANKAFLVLEPIIAAIGIGLDITKPNGHLIVDLGGGTTDIAVISLGGSVLSESIKLAGESMDQEIIKHIKRKYKFLIGEATAEYLKKEIGKAYEEIENLELEVRGQDIATGMPSSRVINSEDIFEAIHGVLDEIILKTKAVLENTPPELSADILKNGIYLAGGTANLRGLDRLFEEKTGVKTTIAENPQMCVAQGAGILLDNPQLLSKVAVI